The genomic segment TTGGCGGCGTGATCTGGGCGGCGGACAAGGTGCAGACCTTCACGCTGACGCCCACAGTCTTCTTCTTCTACCTGCTGCCTCAGGTCATCCTGGACGCCGGCTACACCATGCCCAACAAGCTGTTCTTCAGCAACCTGGGCGCCATCCTCGTCTACGCCATCATCGGCACCTGCTGGAACGCCGCCTCGGTGGGGCTGTCGCTGTGGGGCTgccacatggggggcgccatgggtaagagagggggggggggggcattgggtaagagagggggggggcgccatgggtaagagagggggggggggcatgggtaagagagggggggggggggcatgggtaagagagggggggggggggggcattgggtaagagaggggagggggggggcattggataagagaggggaggagggggggcattgggtaagagaggggagggggggggggcattggataagagaggggaggagggggggcattgggtaagagaggggagggggggggcatgggtaagagaggggaggggggggggcattgggtaagagaggggaggggggggggcattgggtaagagaggggaggggggttgcaTTGTGGGCACACGCCCGTGGTCACGTCAGTACCCACGATGCaacactcctcctcactgtcaTCCGTCCATCTGGACGAAGAGCATGTGCATCCAGATCGATGTTAGAGAGTTCGGGGGAAGTGTTGCATCCTGGGTACTGACCGTGGCCCCCTGTGGTTCTCCCTCCCCAGGGGACATTGAGATTGGCCTGCTGCAGTACCTGCTGTTCGGGAGCCTGATCGCGGCCGTGGACCCCGTGGCCGTGCTCGCCGTGTTCGAGCAGGTGCACGTCAACGAGGTGCTCTTCATCATGGTGTTCGGAGAGTCGCTGCTCAACGACGGCGTCACCGTGGTGGGTGTTCAGGCCCTcgcgccctcctcttcctcagacgagtcttcctgtctgtctgtttgtctgtgtctgtgtctgtgtgtgtgtggttctttaTGAAGGCGTGGGATTGGTTGTAGACTTGCGGATAAGGAATTATTGTttctcatcttcttcttctctccctccttcaggtgCTCTTCAACGTCTTTGATGGGTTTGTGTCTCTGGGCGGCCCTGCCATCGACGCTGCAGAGATTGTCAAAGGAATAGGTATGAATATAACACTGGGTCTCTCTGGGTACCTCTCATTGTTGGCATGGGTACCCAACTACCCATGCATGGCCAAATCACGGAAAAAgttaaataatgtaaaaaacaacaatcaaaAATACAATTCATTaaccctctgtctttctctctctctctccctctgtgtctctctctctctgcgtctctctctccctccctctctctctgtctctctctctccctgtctctctctctctctgtccatccccctctctccctccccccccccccccccccctctctctccctctctctccctctgtgtctctctcagtgtcGTTCTTCGTGGTGGCCTTCGGTGGCTCCCTGCTGGGCCTGGTGTTCGGGGTCCTGATCTGCCTGGTGACCCGGGTCACCAAGAACATCCGGATCATCGAGCCGGGCTTCATCTTCATCCTGGGATACCTGTCCTACCTCACCGCCGAGATGCTGTCCCTCTCCGCCATCTTGGCGTGAGTGCTTTggaggtcacatgacctggcTAATGTCGTTTACATGtgttatgtctgtgtttgtttgcgtgtagTTGACACTGGCTGGCCTTATAAGTGAGTTGGAGTATTTAGTAGTAGTATTTATGTAGTATTGCCCAGAAAGGGAAACATTTCCATGAAATCTTTCCTTAAATGAGCAGTGAACAAAACCTCTAAATTACATATGAGGTGCATAAACAAATCTTATTTTCAAGCGAAATTCAACAtttcaacaaaaaacaaaactgtttGCTTCAATTGATACATTCTTTCAAGCCATCCAGTTTTAGACACATCCAAATGAAAAACTTTGCTTTCTGAACGCGTCGTACATCCATATCAAGACCTGAACGCaggactttgtgtttgtgtgagtttggttattgagggttagggttccaTATACTACCATAACAACATAATAACATTATGAACACATGACCTTTTgtttgtctatttgtgtgtttgtttgttgagttTTGATTGTGTTCTGCCATAACAATATCATAACAGTATGAACACATTAACTTGTGtgatatgtgtttttttgttgagtTTTGGATCGTTTTCCATGTACTCCAATACCCAAACAACATAACAACAGTATGAAAACATgaccttgtgtttgtttgtttgtttatttgtttgcgGCGTTCAGCATCGTGTTCACGGGCATCGCCTGCCAGCGCTACATCAAGGCCAACATGGACGAGGCGTCAGTGGCGACCGTCCAGCACGCCATGAAGGTGCTGGCCAACGGCTCGGAGAccatcatcttcctcttcctcggcaTCTCCGCCATCGACAGGGGCATCTGGGTGTGGAACACGGGCTtcatcctcctcaccctcctcttcatcttcgtCTACAGGTTCATAGGTAAGTCATGATGCTCGCTCGCTTCTGGTTGGGCGTGAGACGCCGCTTGCCGTAGCGTCATTGGTTAAAACTCTGTGCACAATTTATATTTGTAATCCAAAAAAAACCATTCTAAATATCTTTTCTTTTATAGTTTTGATTTTATAAATTTAATATTTTGTAGGTAATACTTTGGCATATATTTTTATTCCTGAATAGGACtttatgtattttgttttattccGTGAACAACCGTACAAAACAAGACCAATTCCTTGCATGTACAGTGAGGACtttcaaaggtcaaaggtcaacgatgcccactctcactctcatggATGTTTCGCTGACCCAGGTGTGTTCTTCCTCACCTGGATCCTGAATAAGTTCCGCCTGGTTCCTGTGGAGTACATCGATCAGGTCATCATGAGCTACGGTGGCCTGCGGGGGGCAGTGGCGTACGGCCTGGCCGTGATGCTGGAGAAGAGCAAGATAAAGGAGAGGAACCTCATGATCTCCACTACGCTCATCGTGGTGTACTTCACTGTTATTCTCCAGGTGACATGACGTCATGAGTTACACCACACTGCACCATACATACATCCATCAGCCATTAGTCCGTCAGATCTTTTGTGAAAATATCTGTTCCGTTTGACTATGTCTGCCTTTAAATGAAAGAATTCCTATTTTCGACCGCTCAAGGCTCATTTAGACCAATCATGGCATCTCTTATTTTGGTTGTTGAGGCTTAAAAAGTGGTTCTCTTTGGCTCTTTTCGCGTCACATAGCCTTACACAAAATGTACATTAGCTAACATACAAAATAGAGAAAAGATCTGACTGACTTGACTGGATCAAAACTTCCTGGTTGCAGGGAGTCACCTTGAAGCCATTGGTCAACTGGCTGAAGGTCAAGAAGGCCGCCAACTCAGATCTCTCGCTCATCGAAAAAGTGCAGAATAAGGTAACGTGCCGAGAATACACTTATACACATACAATAACATAGATGTACACCATTCCACTCAAgactcatatgtgtgtgtggtaacgTTAGCGACTCACATTACAATCTATATTAATCACTAATATAGATGTATACCAATCCACTCAAGACTCAAGATGTGTGTGGTAACGATGGCGACTCTCCTCGCAGGTGTTTGACCACATGCTGGTGGCCGTAGAGGACATCTCGGGACAGATAGGCCACAACAACATGAGGGACAAGTAGGTGGTCACACAGCATTCAATCCGTCTGAGGTTTTCGTTGGTTTTCCCACCAGTGGTGTGAGTCTGTGTACCTAACGGTGCGTCTATGTGGGTGGGTCTGTGCAGGTGGAACACCTTTGAGGGGAAGTACCTCTCCTGGTTGCTGATGAAGCCCTCCGCCCGGAAGGACCGCGACCACCTCTTCAACATCTTCCACCAGCTCAACCTCAAGGACGCCGTGAGCTACGTGCAGGAGGTGGGTTTGACTCTGAGTTGTAGGGTTCTGGCTTCAAAACCCCCCTAATGTACTTCAGTCCAACTGTAGGCATCATGGAGCGAGAGGCTCATTACTCtcagctgctccttaatggcatcTATCTGAAATGGCTTTAAGTCCCATTGGATGGAAGTGTCTACAGTCAAAGCGCTTCACTATTTTCCTAAGAGGACTCAACCCATCAGTGAATCGACTGTTTAGTATGCTACCTCCTAATTGCTCCATGCCTTAATTACTTCAGTTCAATCCACTGTAATAACGCTGGCTAGGCTAATTGGTTAGATGAATGAGTCGTTAATGGCCGCCAGGAACTCATTAGGGTTGTTGATTAATGGCACAGGGCGAGCGACGAGGATCCCTGGAGTTCATACGGAACAAGACCGCCGTGGTGGACTTCAAGAAGAAGTTTGACGACGACATGTCTGACATGGTGCCAGACATCATGGCGGACGCCACCAGCGACGCGGTTCCCTATGCCACCTACCTGTGAGTGGACCTGACGATCAGCGCGGTCTTATCCAGTTGACAAACCTGGCCGGATCGCATATTAATCCTTTTCATCAtttccttctttctgtctttctttttttcttccttttgttcttttctctctttctatgtatTTTCTTACTTTCGttatttctgtttattttgcgctctgtctatattttttttcctttttttcccaaCATTGCTTCTGAAGTAACATGTAATAGCCTATttatactactaataataataacagcaaTAAAACAATCTAATTAGCTCAGCTAATTCGATTCAGGACAAACAACATTTCAATGTTATCATGACAACTCTTTCGAAAAATTACATGAACAACTAACAACCCAAACACTGCCATCTGGTGGTCGCAATAAGCCACCGTACCCGCTATCAACTCTAAACCTGAGCTCTACTGAACTCTACTAAACCTGAACATGTCGTTTGTGTTCTCTTTCCTGCAGAAGACACGATATTCCCTCAGTGAGCTTGGAGATGGATCAGGACATGAAGGGCACGAATGTCAACTCACACGAACTTCTGCAACAAAACCTCTATAAAGGAAGGAAACAGGTTGGAGatgaatacaatacaatgtcaAATATCTCTATGGTTCCACCCTAAAATGGAAGATAGGAGATTACCTTTTCGTCATAGAATAATATAATTGAACAATAGGCCTACAATACAAATCAATTATGTGGAATCAAATTGGTTCAAATTAAACAGCgcttatatatattttacttaAATAAAAGAACGTATATTTATGGATACAGGTACTTTGTACTTGTATAATTGTATTCCATCAattgatacactatcacacgtTACATGTTGTCATTGTGGCTCacagcacagacacagatacagcaggactcactttgAAATCAACAAAGACCAGGGCGAGGTCCAGGAGATCCTCCAGAGAACCATGCAGACCCGCCTGGAGTCCTTCAAGAAGGCCAAGACCGGAAACAAAATCATCAGGGACTCAAAGAAAGATAACATGCAGAAGGTTTGGCTCAAAGCGTTGTTTTAAATATCGCCGCTAGGGGGCGTTGCAACTGAATTACGCTGCTTTGATGGTTAAAATGACGTTGCGAATGACCGTTACTTTACTCTTCTGCATCAACACAGATGGCGAATGGAAAAAACGCCGATTGGGATAGGAGCCGTGCGTATAGTGATTCAGGTGTGCATCTGTTTCTATCTTTGTAAActcaaaataacaataatatactCAAATAAAATGTGTTCAAAACTTTCTTGCCCACTTTAAAACaatagatattttttttctttctagatTTTGACATCCCGGAGCCCAGCGGCGCCTCCGCTGGTCCAATGCATGGCAACTCGTTCCCCATGAGAGTGAGCTACAGAGTGGGAGGTTAGCACCTTTATTACAACTGACCTCGATGTTAGTGATAGATACTCGACTCAAATACAAATACTAGCCGAAAGTCTAAAGTAAACCCATGGATGTAATTCAAAACAAGGACGAAATCGTATCTAAAATAACAATTAGAATTGATGTTTGGTTTGAGGTTCAAACCAAACATCGAAAGTCTTGTCTTCCTTCTCACCTGAGAAAGAAGACATTTTGTAAACCAAATGTACATTTCTTTGGACGTCAACAGACCAACTGGCCGTTCTGATGTAATCACGCTCAGACCCAACCACTTCCTCCTTTATTGGTGCACAGCCCTGTGCTGTCAACAAACCAACAGCTCTTTCCCAAGTCATCGTCTTCCTCCCTCATTTTCTTCTTCGTTGGTCTAGTTGGCGTGGAGAACCCGGCCTTCATGCCGGACGTGGAGAACCTTGGCGCGCTCCACCCGGCGCCCGCGTGGCTGACCCAGGCTCCACCCGAAGGGGGCTCTGGCGTGGGGGCGGAGCTTAACCAGCCCGTGACCCCCAGGAACCTGCGACGCCTGGCCCCCGTGCGAATCAGCGCCCAGTCCCCCGACCCCTTCCAGCTGGACGAGATTGACCTCCAGAGGATTCAGTCTTCACAGTCTCCCCCACCGCCGCTGCCACCACCCCCGCGACCATCGTCCCTCcgccctccatctccaccctccTACGAGGGCAGCCATTtgtagtgtacacacacacacacacacacagaaacacacacacacacacacacacacagacacagacacagacacacacacacagacaccttctATCCACACGCGGTCTCAGCTGCCAGACACAATCGTGAGCAACCTCAGACTTTGCACAGCCTGGCTTTTGAAATGACCCTGCGGGTGTATTGTGATTTCTCCTTTTTGATCTTTTGTTTCCCTTATCCTCTTGCTTTGGTTTTCTCCATCCTGTCCTGTATGGTCAAAACCTCTTGTTGATCTAAGATTGCCTTTAGGTTGCCCTTGATTGAACACATAAAAGTTACAGGTTGCACAAGGGACATGGAATGGTTCTATTGATGTGTTTTTGTCCCTCCATTGCCATACAATCGATATACCTGAATATCGTTTTTGTCCAATGCTACCCATGAATGTGAGGATACTTAATTTAAAGATTGTATGTACATATAGATTTTCCTTTGATAAACACTAAGAAGGTCAAGTATTTGATTAATACTCTGTACTGTAAaatgatgtatgtgtgtgggtttcagGTCAATCAAACGTAGGCACTGCTTTAAAAGTAACTTatgtaacatatatatatatttattcacttTGTTTGCTCTGTCCACAGTTTAAGAGGTTACTAGTATGTAGTTATCAAGTCTAAAGAGAAAGTGTGGAAATGCCTTCGATCTCATGTCCTTTTGAAAATGTGTGTTTAGCAATAAAAACGATTTAaatgcattttttctttttctaaacCATCAGCTAATCAAAATGGAGATCGATACATAATTAATAATCGCTGGTACTTATGAGAATAATAACATAGGCATGATTGTTtataaataaagaacaacattTATTACACTTTTGTTAGAGCTGGAATGGTACAGAAATGAGTGACAAACAAATATAATGTCAAATAAATATTGAGTCAGCGTTGGTTTATAGGTAGTCCATCTCGGAGGTCTCCAGGTGTTTGGTGATAAAGTCTATGAGCACCTTCTCATTCGCTGAGTCCTTCAGGTAAAAATGATCTCCATCCAGCATCCGGACTGTGAAGTCTCCCGAAGACATCTCCTTCCACGCTGTAGGAATAAATAAACGCTTCATAAACGGTGATCAAACCGGGACACAGTTAAGAATGAACACACATTACCGTTTCAACAATGACAAACAACATCCTCCGGCTGCGGGcaaagcaacccccccccccccccctaacggTTTTCAATCACCATGGTTACACATGTTCCATATAGGGGACTGTGGTGAATCAATGCTACGGTAGGGGCCTCATTCATCCAGTCGCCATCTTGGTTGTTAACGTTTATGGCTGGCTGGGGCATTTGAATGAGGAACATGGAGAGATTTTTGCCATTTCATGACGGGGACTTTACGGTCCCTCACCCTGCAGGTCATGTGGTACGTCCTGTTTTCCGTCGAAGCAGGTGACCGCACAGGACAGCAAGGGCCTGGTCGGTCGGTCACACCTGGATTAACAAAGCACAATCTACGGTTAAAAATACCAGCACAATAGTCGGCTATTAAAGACAGAGATCTGGAATGGAATTTTTGGCAACAAAATGCAGACATTTTTGTTCAGCAATACCCCACAGTAGATATTT from the Gadus morhua chromosome 22, gadMor3.0, whole genome shotgun sequence genome contains:
- the slc9a3.1 gene encoding sodium/hydrogen exchanger 3.1, producing the protein MASASWRAPLLLLLVSLLLLGAPCPTRSQDLLAGAEPVLRNEATPATGHAPSAGGGAEDGHGGEVNGTAAPAHGCGEGSEHGHAAPITTLPIVSWRWEHVRAPYLVTLWILVSWICKLIIEANHSVTNYIPESALLICFGFLIGGVIWAADKVQTFTLTPTVFFFYLLPQVILDAGYTMPNKLFFSNLGAILVYAIIGTCWNAASVGLSLWGCHMGGAMGDIEIGLLQYLLFGSLIAAVDPVAVLAVFEQVHVNEVLFIMVFGESLLNDGVTVVLFNVFDGFVSLGGPAIDAAEIVKGIVSFFVVAFGGSLLGLVFGVLICLVTRVTKNIRIIEPGFIFILGYLSYLTAEMLSLSAILAIVFTGIACQRYIKANMDEASVATVQHAMKVLANGSETIIFLFLGISAIDRGIWVWNTGFILLTLLFIFVYRFIGVFFLTWILNKFRLVPVEYIDQVIMSYGGLRGAVAYGLAVMLEKSKIKERNLMISTTLIVVYFTVILQGVTLKPLVNWLKVKKAANSDLSLIEKVQNKVFDHMLVAVEDISGQIGHNNMRDKWNTFEGKYLSWLLMKPSARKDRDHLFNIFHQLNLKDAVSYVQEGERRGSLEFIRNKTAVVDFKKKFDDDMSDMVPDIMADATSDAVPYATYLRHDIPSVSLEMDQDMKGTNVNSHELLQQNLYKGRKQHRHRYSRTHFEINKDQGEVQEILQRTMQTRLESFKKAKTGNKIIRDSKKDNMQKMANGKNADWDRSRAYSDSDFDIPEPSGASAGPMHGNSFPMRVSYRVGVGVENPAFMPDVENLGALHPAPAWLTQAPPEGGSGVGAELNQPVTPRNLRRLAPVRISAQSPDPFQLDEIDLQRIQSSQSPPPPLPPPPRPSSLRPPSPPSYEGSHL